From a single Artemia franciscana chromosome 9, ASM3288406v1, whole genome shotgun sequence genomic region:
- the LOC136031014 gene encoding uncharacterized protein LOC136031014, with protein MKKFLPIKNGVDNTKGSTFSLKRMLIALRAAQKTRGRPSGGLAIYFRHKTHPILLQSDANILAIKCGDTAFINIYFPCNKKTVQSLSSFSQACNRLRTLLSDLSKQNTKWVLAGDMNTDLLSNFERSEIFLDSLPGGFHLADKDLLFTCIHNRGGLTSNLDHVIVSDSTLLSSIVHVDDSKIDDDHLPTTCQLSCSMASSVQRNSPDWFSKFNWENTNVPLYVLALSQLLSSIKVPFHLLQTSVSITSTRININSYYQQIVFCLKSAAKKAVPSECVRTGTRNPFWKVDTKVKMDKQKAKFWLRMWIACDRPSSGSVHQIKQKRNGTVGEYIPVKKGVRQGAVLSPSIFKCVLASCLQRLQPSIFYNGNLGISHVA; from the coding sequence gagcaccttctctctaaagcGAATGTTGATAGCCTTGAGAGCCGCCCAGAAAACCCGTGgtagaccatcaggaggtctagccatctatttcagacacaagactcacccgatattattgcaaagcgacgctaacatcttagcgataaaatgtggtgataccgcatttataaacatttatttcccctgtaataaaaagactgtgcagtcattgtctagtttttcacaagcatgtaatcgcctacgaacactacttagcgacctttcaaaacaaaataccaaatgggttctcgccggcgacatgaacactgacttattatctaattttgagcgatctgaaatctttctcgattcactacccggaggattccatcttgctgataaagatcttctatttacttgtattcacaatcgtggtggtcttacttccaaccttgatcatgtaattgtgtcagattcaactcttctttcatcaatagttcatgtggacgactctaaaatcgacgacgatcatttaccaaccacgtgccaactatcttgctccatggcgagCTCTGTCCAACGTAACTCTCCCGACTGGTTCTCAAAGTtcaattgggaaaataccaatgttccactttatgtattggcattgtcccagttattatcatctattaaagtgcctttccacttattgcaaacatctgtatctatAACTTCAACTCGGATAaatatcaactcgtattatcagcaaatagtgttctgtctaaagtctgccgctaaaaaagctgtaccctccgagtgcgtgcgaacgggtactcgcaatcccttttggaaagttgatacTAAAGTGAAGATGgataaacaaaaagctaagttctggctccgtatgtggatagcctgtgatcgtccttcttctggttcagtacatcaaataaaacagaagcggaatggtactgtaggggagtatattcctgttaaaaaaggcgttaggcaaggtgccgtgttatccccgagcatatttaaatgtgtattagcttcgtgtctccaacgtcttcaaccgtcaattttttacaatggtaatttaggcattagtcacgttgcataa